A genomic stretch from Erigeron canadensis isolate Cc75 chromosome 9, C_canadensis_v1, whole genome shotgun sequence includes:
- the LOC122583300 gene encoding probable inactive purple acid phosphatase 27 has translation MLFQIFLASCLFSFLDHASSSASPYLLPTSYLDSMAGHKNYTAISDFRLVNRRKLGACFKADPNVQIRVSPESTLSDDQMITVTVSGVLVPSKNDWVGMISPSHADVDACPINFIMYEQTGDFSELPLLCHYPVKAQHVSNDPGYVSCKKKECKKHGEKGKCVLTTCSASITFHVINIRTDIQFVFFGGGFLTPCVFARSNVLKFANPKQPLYGHLSSVDSTGTSMRLTWVSGDKNPQEVQYANGKSKTSSVTTFSQENMCTSALPSPAKDFGWHDPGYIHSAVMTGLKALTGFSYRYGSNSSGWSARIIFKTPPSGGSDELKFLAFGDMGKAPRDASVEHYIQPGSISVMQAVAGEISSGHVDSVFHIGDISYATGFMVEWDFFLHLIRPVATQVSYMTAIGNHERDYVDSGSQYITPDSGGECGVAYESYFPMPTPMKDKPWYSIEQGSVHFVIISTEHDWTRGSEQFQWMSKDMASVDRSRTPWVIFAGHRPMYSSCGSVDPEFVQAVEPLLVTNKVDLVLVGHVHNYERTCALYRNQCKAMPKKGVDGVDTYDNRNYAAPVHAVIGMAGFKLDDFPPQGATWSLSRISKFGYARVHTTKTQLNFEFVNANTKKIEDSFRVTKS, from the exons ATgttatttcaaatatttttagcatcttgtttattttcttttttggatCATGCATCATCTTCTGCTTCTCCTTATTTATTGCCTACAAGTTATTTGGACTCTATGGCCGGGCATAAAAACTATACCGCAATTTCTGACTTTCGACTAGTAAATAGAAGAAAACTAGGAGCTTGTTTTAAGGCGGACCCGAACGTTCAAATACGTGTAAGCCCAGAATCTACGCTTTCAGATGACCAAATGATCACGGTCACGGTTAGCGGGGTATTAGTTCCTTCCAAGAATGATTGGGTTGGTATGATTTCACCTTCACATGCCGA TGTTGATGCTTGCCCTATAAATTTCATTATGTATGAGCAGACGGGTGATTTTAGTGAACTGCCACTCCTCTGCCATTATCCTGTCAAG GCACAACATGTAAGTAACGATCCAGGTTACGTAAGTTGTAAGAAGAAGGAATGTAAGAAACATGGCGAAAAGGGAAAGTGTGTGCTAACAACATGCAGTGCGTCCATCACCTTCCATGTTATTAACATTAGAACTGATATCCAATTTGTCTTCTTTGGTGGCGGATTTTTGACACCTTGTGTCTTTGCAAGATCTAATGTTTTAAAGTTCGCAAATCCGAAGCAGCCATTGTATGGACATCTCTCTAGTGTGGATTCAACAGGGACATCG ATGAGATTAACATGGGTAAGCGGAGATAAAAACCCTCAAGAAGTTCAGTATGCTAATGGGAAGTCAAAAACCTCTAGTGTTACTACATTTTCCCAGGAAAATATGTGTA CTTCTGCACTGCCAAGCCCAGCAAAGGATTTTGGCTGGCATGATCCAGGATATATACATTCTGCCGTGATGACAggactaaaggctttgacaggGTTTTCGTACAGATATGGAAG CAATTCGTCTGGCTGGAGTGCTAGAATTATCTTCAAAACTCCACCAAGTGGTGGATCAGATGAACTCAAGTTTCTTGCATTTGGTGACATGGGTAAGGCCCCTCGTGACGCTTCTGTTGAACATTATATACAG CCCGGTTCAATAAGTGTCATGCAAGCTGTGGCTGGGGAAATCTCATCAGGACATGTAGATTCCGTATTCCACATAGGTGATATAAGTTATGCCACAGGTTTCATGGTTGAGTGGGATTTCTTCCTACACCTTATTAGGCCTGTGGCTACACAGGTTTCTTACATGACTGCTATTGGAAATCATGAAAG GGACTATGTGGATTCGGGATCGCAATACATCACACCAGACTCTGGAGGAGAGTGTGGAGTGGCTTATGAGAGTTATTTTCCAATGCCTACACCAATGAAAGATAAGCCATGGTACTCAATTGAACAAGGAAGTGTGCATTTCGTGATTATTTCAACCGAGCATGATTGGACACGAGGATCAGAGCAG TTTCAGTGGATGAGCAAGGACATGGCTTCTGTGGATCGGTCAAGAACTCCTTGGGTGATATTTGCAGG GCACAGGCCAATGTATTCTAGTTGCGGAAGTGTAGACCCAGAATTTGTCCAAGCAGTTGAACCATTACTGGTGACTAACAAG GTGGATTTAGTTCTTGTTGGACATGTCCATAACTATGAAAGAACGTGTGCATTGTATAGAAACCAATGTAAGGCAATGCCAAAGAAAGGTGTGGATGGAGTCGACACATATGATAACAGAAACTATGCAGCACCGGTTCATGCAGTTATTGGGATGGCTGGGTTCAAACTAGACGATTTTCCTCCTCAG GGTGCTACTTGGAGCTTGTCGAGAATAAGTAAATTTGGATATGCGAGAGTTCATACAACAAAGACGCAATTAAATTTTGAG TTTGTGAATGCAAATACAAAGAAGATTGAAGATAGTTTCCGCGTCACCAAAAGTTGA